One segment of Thermodesulfovibrio sp. 3907-1M DNA contains the following:
- a CDS encoding Lpp/OprI family alanine-zipper lipoprotein — MKKLLTVMVAAMFIFAFGCASKDYVKQEIDPLVDRIGKLESKVNNLESKVNALDKKIDDCCTKADDAAKRAEAAAQRAEDAAKRAEAASQKAGKAFELQQKK; from the coding sequence ATGAAAAAGCTTTTAACTGTTATGGTAGCAGCAATGTTTATTTTTGCTTTTGGTTGCGCTAGTAAGGATTATGTGAAGCAGGAGATTGATCCCCTTGTTGACAGAATAGGTAAGCTTGAAAGTAAGGTAAACAATCTTGAATCAAAGGTTAATGCTCTTGACAAGAAAATTGATGACTGCTGCACAAAGGCTGACGATGCTGCAAAGAGAGCAGAGGCTGCTGCACAAAGAGCAGAGGATGCTGCAAAGAGAGCAGAAGCTGCTTCACAGAAAGCAGGAAAGGCATTTGAGCTTCAGCAGAAGAAATAG
- a CDS encoding L,D-transpeptidase family protein, with protein sequence MKKWIGLIILCFLFLSFNLSYGETFSISKDTTIIGKLQTHIIKNKESLIEIARHYDLGYNEIVDANPLLDPFVPGDGNKAIIPTFWILPDRPDNFQGIIINLSEMRLYYFHKKSREQMVSTFPIGIGDDGVETPVGKFKISHKIVNPPWYVPESIRKERPELPAVVPPGPENPLGTHAMRLSGLSYLIHGTNRPWAVGRKVTHGCIRLYPEDIPKLFDMVAVGTEVLIVRQPVKVGKIGNDVYVEVHRDDQLKDFDYLKNAMEQLAKKGLLKYVDTFKLYNAVKQKSGIPTSVSIKNKEPQIIPSDLWL encoded by the coding sequence ATGAAAAAATGGATTGGTTTAATAATTTTATGTTTCCTTTTTCTGAGTTTTAACCTCTCCTATGGAGAGACCTTCTCTATCTCAAAGGATACAACAATTATTGGAAAACTGCAAACACATATAATAAAGAACAAAGAATCACTTATAGAAATTGCAAGACATTATGATTTAGGCTATAATGAAATAGTAGATGCCAATCCTCTACTGGATCCCTTTGTTCCTGGAGATGGAAATAAGGCAATAATTCCAACTTTCTGGATTCTACCTGACAGACCAGATAATTTTCAGGGAATAATTATAAATCTATCTGAAATGAGACTTTACTATTTCCATAAAAAATCCAGAGAACAGATGGTTAGCACATTTCCAATTGGAATTGGCGATGATGGAGTTGAAACTCCTGTTGGGAAGTTTAAAATATCTCATAAAATTGTTAATCCTCCATGGTATGTTCCTGAGTCAATCAGAAAAGAAAGACCAGAGCTTCCAGCAGTTGTTCCTCCAGGACCTGAAAATCCTCTTGGGACACATGCAATGAGACTTTCTGGCTTGAGTTATCTCATTCACGGAACAAACAGACCATGGGCTGTTGGAAGAAAAGTTACTCATGGTTGCATCAGACTTTACCCGGAAGACATTCCAAAACTGTTTGATATGGTTGCTGTTGGAACAGAAGTATTAATTGTAAGACAACCTGTAAAAGTAGGAAAAATTGGCAATGATGTTTATGTGGAAGTTCACAGGGATGACCAGCTGAAAGATTTTGATTATCTTAAAAATGCAATGGAACAGCTTGCTAAAAAGGGACTTCTGAAATATGTGGATACTTTCAAGCTTTATAATGCAGTTAAACAAAAAAGCGGAATCCCCACCTCAGTGAGCATTAAAAATAAAGAGCCACAGATCATACCTTCTGATCTGTGGCTCTAA
- the amrA gene encoding AmmeMemoRadiSam system protein A, whose translation MHPYVELAKKTVEEYVRKGKMPAIPENIPPEMKRKAGVFVSIKKKGQLRGCIGTFLPATENIYTEIVRNAIAAATEDPRFPPVQPQELEDLEYSVDILSPPEPVNSLDELDPKKYGVIVVKGWQKGLLLPDIDGVNTVDEQLRIAKLKAGIDPYDSDVEIYKFKVERYR comes from the coding sequence ATGCATCCCTATGTGGAACTTGCTAAGAAAACTGTGGAAGAGTATGTAAGAAAAGGGAAAATGCCTGCTATTCCTGAAAATATTCCTCCTGAGATGAAAAGAAAAGCAGGAGTATTTGTTTCCATAAAGAAAAAAGGTCAACTTCGTGGATGCATCGGAACATTTTTGCCTGCCACTGAAAATATATACACAGAAATAGTGAGGAATGCTATAGCTGCAGCAACTGAAGACCCTCGTTTCCCTCCTGTTCAGCCTCAGGAGCTTGAAGATCTGGAATATTCAGTGGATATATTAAGCCCTCCAGAGCCTGTAAATAGTCTTGATGAACTTGACCCTAAAAAATACGGAGTTATTGTAGTAAAAGGATGGCAGAAGGGACTACTTCTTCCTGACATAGATGGTGTAAATACTGTTGATGAGCAATTGAGAATAGCCAAACTTAAGGCAGGTATTGATCCCTATGACTCTGATGTGGAGATTTACAAATTTAAAGTGGAGCGTTACAGGTAA